Proteins encoded by one window of Actinomycetota bacterium:
- a CDS encoding nitrile hydratase accessory protein — WLAALERLIADKRLSDPAELARYRDAWKRAADRTPHGTPIELEPQDFG; from the coding sequence ATTGGCTGGCCGCGTTGGAGCGCCTGATCGCCGACAAGCGCCTGAGCGACCCGGCCGAGCTGGCGCGCTACCGCGACGCCTGGAAGCGCGCCGCCGACCGCACACCTCACGGCACCCCCATCGAACTGGAGCCACAGGACTTCGGCTAG